A single Thermaerobacter sp. FW80 DNA region contains:
- the dnaA gene encoding chromosomal replication initiator protein DnaA: MVKGELAEVWTEALQLIERRLTRPSYEAWLRNTRPVSLEGDRLVLAVPNQFARDWVLERCSGAIVDSLRRVVGHDVRLEVVVEPQPTPPATGQVAAATEAPLAPAPSDAGSSWRTLSQPLNPKYTFETFVTGSGNRLAHAAALAVAEAPARTYNPLFIYGGVGLGKTHLMQAVAHHVLRKHGSRVAYVSCETFTNEMINAIRDGKTLEFRNRYRNVDVLLVDDIQFLAGKESTQEEFFHTFNALHEANRQIVISSDRPPKEIPTLEERLRSRFEWGLISDIQPPDFETRVAILRKKAQLEKLHVPDDVIAFIAERIDTNIRELEGALIRLVAFASLTNHHIDLDLAQEVLKDILPPPRANKVTIARIQEVVAEYYGVKVRDLKARRRTRAIAFPRQVAMYLCRELTEASLPRIGEEFGGRDHTTVLHAYEKISHDMRHDPHLGRQIKELMDLIRKG, encoded by the coding sequence GTGGTGAAGGGCGAGCTGGCCGAGGTGTGGACGGAGGCGCTTCAGCTCATCGAGCGCCGGCTGACCCGGCCGAGCTACGAGGCGTGGTTGCGCAACACCCGACCCGTGTCCCTGGAGGGCGACCGCCTGGTCCTGGCGGTCCCCAACCAGTTTGCCCGCGACTGGGTGCTGGAGCGTTGCTCCGGCGCCATCGTGGACTCCTTGCGGCGCGTGGTGGGTCACGATGTCCGTCTTGAAGTGGTGGTCGAACCGCAGCCCACGCCGCCGGCCACGGGCCAGGTGGCCGCCGCCACCGAGGCGCCGCTGGCACCGGCGCCGAGCGACGCCGGTTCGTCCTGGCGCACCCTCTCCCAGCCCCTCAACCCGAAGTACACCTTCGAGACCTTCGTGACGGGCTCGGGCAACCGTCTCGCCCACGCCGCCGCCCTGGCCGTGGCCGAGGCGCCCGCCCGCACCTACAACCCCCTCTTCATCTACGGGGGGGTCGGTCTCGGGAAGACCCATCTGATGCAGGCCGTGGCCCACCACGTGCTGCGCAAGCACGGCAGCCGGGTGGCCTACGTGTCCTGCGAGACGTTCACCAACGAGATGATCAACGCGATCCGCGACGGCAAGACCCTGGAGTTTCGCAACCGCTACCGCAACGTGGACGTCCTGCTGGTCGACGACATCCAGTTCCTGGCGGGCAAGGAGAGCACGCAGGAGGAGTTCTTCCACACCTTCAACGCGCTCCACGAGGCGAACCGCCAGATCGTCATCTCCAGCGACCGGCCGCCCAAGGAGATCCCCACCCTGGAGGAGCGCCTCCGCTCCCGCTTCGAGTGGGGCCTGATCTCCGACATCCAGCCGCCGGACTTCGAGACGCGGGTGGCGATCCTGCGGAAGAAGGCCCAGCTGGAGAAGCTGCACGTCCCGGACGACGTCATCGCCTTCATCGCCGAGCGCATCGACACCAACATCCGCGAGCTGGAGGGCGCGCTGATCCGGCTGGTCGCCTTCGCCTCGCTGACCAACCACCACATCGACCTGGACCTGGCGCAGGAGGTGCTGAAGGACATCCTCCCGCCGCCCCGGGCCAACAAGGTCACCATCGCGCGGATCCAGGAGGTGGTGGCCGAGTACTACGGCGTCAAGGTGCGCGACCTCAAGGCGCGGCGACGCACCCGGGCCATCGCCTTCCCGCGCCAGGTGGCCATGTACCTCTGCCGCGAGCTGACGGAGGCGTCGCTGCCGCGCATCGGCGAGGAGTTCGGCGGCCGCGACCACACCACCGTGCTCCACGCCTACGAGAAGATCAGCCACGACATGCGCCACGATCCCCATCTGGGCCGCCAGATCAAGGAGCTGATGGACCTGATCCGCAAGGGCTGA
- the gyrA gene encoding DNA gyrase subunit A, whose translation MAEYTHGKILPVDIEEEMKQSYIDYAMSVIVNRALPDVRDGLKPVHRRILYAMREGGNTPDKPFKKSARTVGDVLGKYHPHGDAAVYDALVRMAQDFSMRYPLIEGHGNFGSIDGDPPAAMRYTEARLSPLAMELMRDLDKDTVDFVPNFDETEQEPAVLPARFPNLLVNGAAGIAVGMATNIPPHNLREAIDGVIHLIDHPDASDRDLMRVIKGPDFPTGGIIVGREGIRQAYTTGRGIITIRAHAQIETSASGKARIVVTEIPYEVTKSKIIEKIAELVQERRIEGITDLRDETDRSGLRVVIELARGANPNVILNQLYKFTPMQVSYGIILLALVDGQPRVLTLKQLLRHYLDHQKDVIVRRTRHDLEKAEARAHILEGLRIALDHIDAVITLIRQSRTVDEARTGLIQNFNLTERQAQAILDMRLQRLTGLEREKVEEEYQELLKEIEYLRAVLNSEKMVLDIIKQELGEIRDRFGDDRRTKIVAGAAEFEVEDLIAEEDVVITLTHRGYIKRLPVDTYRSQRRGGRGVAGIQTREEDFVARLFIATTHENLLFFSNRGKVYHRRVHEIPEAGRTARGTAVVNLIEIERDEHVTAVIPVRDFGEDRDLLMCTRRGVVKRTALAEFSHIRRGGLIALALDAGDELVAVELTDGRGDVLLVTRQGQAIRFPVAEVRPMGRTARGVIGIRLDDGDEVVGMALAEDDAHLLLITDLGFGKRTPVRDFRVQGRGGKGIRAITLTPRNGRVAGFQVVRPGEEVMLVSQGGIVLRVPAEQVSIQGRAAQGVTVMRLEPGDRVSAVATLAQKGE comes from the coding sequence ATGGCAGAGTACACCCACGGCAAGATCCTCCCCGTCGACATCGAGGAGGAGATGAAACAATCCTACATCGATTACGCGATGAGCGTGATCGTCAACCGGGCGCTGCCCGACGTGCGGGACGGCCTCAAGCCGGTCCACCGCCGCATCCTCTACGCCATGCGGGAGGGGGGCAACACCCCGGACAAGCCCTTCAAGAAGTCCGCCCGCACCGTGGGTGACGTGCTGGGCAAGTACCACCCCCACGGCGACGCCGCCGTCTACGACGCCCTGGTGCGCATGGCCCAGGACTTCTCCATGCGCTACCCGCTGATCGAGGGCCACGGCAACTTCGGCTCCATCGACGGCGACCCGCCGGCGGCCATGCGCTACACCGAGGCGCGCCTGAGCCCGCTGGCCATGGAGCTCATGCGCGACCTGGACAAGGACACCGTCGACTTCGTCCCCAACTTCGACGAGACGGAGCAGGAGCCGGCCGTGTTGCCGGCGCGGTTCCCCAACCTGCTGGTCAACGGCGCCGCGGGCATCGCCGTGGGCATGGCCACCAACATCCCGCCCCACAACCTGCGGGAGGCCATCGACGGCGTCATCCACCTGATCGACCACCCCGACGCCAGCGATCGCGATCTGATGCGGGTGATCAAGGGGCCGGACTTCCCCACCGGCGGCATCATCGTGGGGCGGGAGGGCATCCGCCAGGCCTACACCACGGGCCGGGGCATCATCACCATCCGCGCCCACGCCCAGATCGAGACGTCGGCCAGCGGCAAGGCGCGCATCGTGGTCACCGAGATCCCCTACGAGGTGACCAAGAGCAAGATCATCGAGAAGATCGCCGAGCTGGTCCAGGAGCGGCGCATCGAGGGGATCACCGACCTGCGGGACGAGACGGACCGCTCGGGGCTGCGGGTGGTCATCGAGCTGGCGCGGGGCGCCAACCCCAACGTGATCCTGAACCAGCTCTACAAGTTCACCCCGATGCAGGTGAGCTACGGGATCATCCTGCTGGCCCTGGTGGACGGCCAGCCCCGGGTCCTCACCCTCAAGCAGCTCTTGCGCCACTACCTGGACCACCAGAAGGACGTGATCGTCCGGCGGACGCGCCATGACCTGGAGAAGGCGGAGGCCCGGGCCCACATCCTGGAGGGGCTGCGCATCGCCCTGGACCACATCGACGCGGTGATCACCCTGATCCGCCAGTCGCGCACCGTCGACGAGGCCCGCACCGGGCTGATACAGAACTTCAACCTGACGGAGAGGCAGGCCCAGGCGATTCTGGACATGCGCCTGCAGCGCCTGACGGGCCTGGAGCGCGAGAAGGTCGAGGAGGAGTACCAGGAGCTGCTCAAGGAGATCGAGTACCTGCGGGCGGTCCTGAACTCCGAGAAGATGGTGCTGGACATCATCAAGCAGGAGCTGGGCGAGATCCGCGACCGCTTCGGCGACGACCGGCGCACGAAGATCGTGGCGGGCGCCGCCGAGTTCGAGGTCGAGGACCTGATCGCCGAGGAGGACGTGGTCATCACCCTGACCCACCGGGGCTACATCAAGCGCCTGCCGGTGGACACCTACCGCAGCCAGCGCCGGGGCGGCCGGGGCGTCGCGGGCATCCAGACCCGCGAGGAGGACTTCGTCGCCCGGCTCTTCATCGCCACCACCCACGAGAACCTGCTGTTCTTCAGCAATCGGGGCAAGGTCTACCACCGCCGGGTGCACGAGATCCCCGAGGCGGGGCGCACGGCCCGCGGCACGGCCGTGGTCAACCTGATCGAGATCGAACGGGACGAACACGTCACGGCCGTGATCCCCGTGCGGGACTTCGGCGAGGACCGCGACCTCCTGATGTGCACCCGGCGCGGGGTGGTCAAGCGCACCGCCCTGGCCGAGTTCAGCCACATCCGGCGGGGGGGGCTGATCGCCCTGGCCCTGGACGCCGGGGACGAACTGGTGGCGGTCGAGCTGACCGACGGTCGCGGTGACGTGCTGCTGGTGACCCGCCAAGGCCAGGCGATCCGCTTCCCGGTGGCCGAGGTGCGGCCCATGGGGCGCACGGCGCGCGGCGTGATCGGCATCCGCCTGGACGACGGCGACGAGGTGGTGGGCATGGCGCTCGCCGAGGACGACGCCCACCTGCTGCTCATCACCGACCTCGGGTTCGGCAAGCGGACGCCGGTCCGCGACTTCCGCGTGCAGGGCCGCGGCGGCAAGGGGATCCGCGCCATCACGCTGACGCCGCGCAACGGCCGCGTGGCCGGCTTCCAGGTCGTGCGGCCGGGCGAGGAGGTCATGCTGGTGTCCCAAGGCGGCATCGTGTTGCGCGTGCCTGCGGAGCAGGTGTCCATCCAGGGGCGGGCCGCCCAGGGGGTCACGGTGATGCGCCTCGAACCCGGCGACCGGGTCTCGGCGGTGGCGACGCTGGCCCAGAAGGGCGAGTGA
- the dnaN gene encoding DNA polymerase III subunit beta, whose translation MRLVIDQADLHAALQVAIRGVATRSTLPVLSGILLVAEPEQLRLVATDMELTVEALAPARVQEEGAVVLPGRHLAEIVRRLPPGEVHLELEGLRARLIQERSQFTIHGTDPGIFPAVPRVGAGTTVLFDNGALRGLLRRTTFAVATDDSRPILTGVSFRAQGDRLEAVATDGFRIAACRMTLERPVEGGAAAAVIPGRSLAEVARLLPDEGIGRMLLDETQAGFQLGEVRLITRLLDGAYPDVLGLVPSEYPTRVRLPARAFQEACERAALLSDSRQAARWVIRLSVEPGRLVITASDPEVGEAREEIPAEVDGEGMVIGFNARYLVDGLKAIEAEEVLFELTEPLKASRLRGVGEDEFVYIVLPVKIS comes from the coding sequence TTGCGGCTCGTCATCGACCAGGCCGACCTGCACGCCGCCCTCCAAGTGGCCATCCGCGGCGTCGCCACCCGTTCCACGCTGCCCGTCCTCTCCGGCATCCTGCTGGTGGCGGAACCGGAGCAGCTGCGGCTGGTGGCCACCGACATGGAGCTGACGGTGGAGGCCCTGGCCCCCGCCCGGGTCCAGGAGGAGGGCGCGGTGGTGCTGCCCGGCCGCCACCTGGCCGAGATCGTCCGGCGCCTGCCGCCCGGCGAGGTGCACCTGGAGCTGGAGGGCCTGCGCGCCCGCCTGATCCAGGAGCGCTCGCAGTTCACCATCCACGGCACCGATCCCGGCATCTTCCCCGCCGTGCCGCGGGTGGGTGCCGGCACCACCGTGCTCTTCGACAACGGCGCCCTGCGCGGCCTCCTGCGGCGCACGACCTTCGCCGTCGCCACCGACGACTCCCGGCCGATCCTGACGGGCGTCAGCTTTCGCGCCCAGGGCGACCGGCTGGAGGCGGTGGCGACCGACGGGTTCCGCATCGCCGCCTGCCGCATGACCCTGGAACGCCCGGTGGAGGGAGGGGCGGCGGCGGCCGTCATCCCGGGTCGCAGCCTGGCCGAGGTGGCCCGGCTGCTGCCCGACGAGGGGATCGGCCGGATGCTGCTGGACGAAACCCAGGCCGGCTTCCAGCTGGGGGAGGTGCGGCTGATCACCCGCCTGCTGGATGGCGCCTACCCGGACGTCCTCGGACTGGTCCCCTCGGAGTACCCCACCCGGGTGCGCCTTCCCGCCCGCGCCTTCCAGGAGGCGTGCGAGCGGGCGGCCCTGCTGTCCGACAGCCGCCAGGCGGCCCGGTGGGTGATCCGCCTGTCGGTCGAACCCGGCCGGTTGGTGATCACCGCCAGCGACCCCGAGGTGGGGGAGGCGCGGGAGGAGATCCCCGCCGAGGTTGACGGCGAGGGGATGGTCATCGGGTTCAACGCCCGCTACCTGGTGGACGGGCTCAAGGCCATCGAGGCCGAGGAAGTGCTCTTCGAGCTGACGGAGCCCCTCAAGGCCAGCCGCCTGCGCGGCGTGGGGGAAGACGAGTTCGTGTACATCGTGCTGCCGGTCAAGATCTCCTGA
- a CDS encoding DciA family protein — MSKEPPDVGGCGGRVPAGHRDGAASASAGGGATDSGRGGPTRAPIRSEVPHPGRGRGGAAPLGPVLDALLARLGLATQVRRHRALRLWDQVVGPVIAARARPYRLTGDVLWVAVRHPGWAQELAYLKATILRDLNAAVGGPALRDLRFTTGPGPRQGPARPTTTRGAAVPRSPACGDGVGQAAATRAPDGAAAPETGMTGPPVTAPRAAASQARPAPGPPSTGSSSPRGEGAGGAAAGACQDAELQAAAARWLQAARRRRRWALERGWQPCASCGSLYPPHPGRSMAVAGAGRHGGNGSPRLEASSGEALCPACRAARQEALRLRIRTLLERDPWLACGQVAAALGEPVEAVARLYREERTALQEHWRARLRVAATRLRKGEPPAAETRSLLLRYALLRTGADPGRLDGAAAREALGPRLAPLWDACFGPPSAGSGPSPRRPAASPRPARRGARPPAGSDAGDRRR, encoded by the coding sequence ATGAGCAAGGAGCCACCGGATGTGGGAGGCTGCGGGGGCCGCGTGCCGGCCGGGCACCGGGACGGGGCGGCGAGCGCCTCCGCCGGGGGCGGTGCGACCGACAGCGGACGCGGTGGCCCCACCCGCGCGCCCATCCGTTCCGAGGTGCCCCATCCGGGCCGGGGGCGCGGGGGCGCGGCGCCCCTGGGTCCGGTGCTGGATGCCCTGTTGGCCCGACTGGGGCTCGCCACCCAGGTGCGGCGCCATCGGGCGCTCCGTCTGTGGGACCAGGTGGTGGGACCGGTCATCGCGGCGCGCGCCCGCCCCTACCGGCTGACGGGCGACGTGCTGTGGGTGGCCGTGCGCCACCCCGGGTGGGCCCAGGAGCTGGCCTACCTCAAGGCCACCATCCTGCGCGATCTCAACGCCGCGGTGGGCGGCCCCGCGCTGCGGGATCTGCGGTTCACCACCGGGCCCGGCCCCCGGCAGGGTCCTGCCCGCCCGACGACCACCAGGGGGGCCGCGGTGCCGCGCTCCCCCGCCTGCGGCGATGGGGTCGGCCAGGCCGCCGCGACCCGGGCGCCCGACGGCGCGGCCGCGCCGGAGACCGGCATGACCGGGCCGCCGGTCACCGCGCCGCGGGCGGCGGCTTCCCAAGCCCGGCCGGCGCCGGGGCCGCCGTCCACCGGCTCCTCGAGCCCACGGGGGGAGGGCGCGGGGGGCGCCGCCGCCGGGGCGTGCCAGGATGCGGAGTTGCAGGCGGCGGCGGCGCGCTGGCTGCAGGCGGCCCGGCGGCGCCGCCGGTGGGCGCTGGAGCGGGGCTGGCAGCCGTGTGCCAGCTGCGGCAGCCTCTATCCGCCCCATCCGGGCCGATCCATGGCGGTGGCCGGCGCCGGGCGCCATGGGGGGAACGGGTCCCCACGCTTGGAGGCCTCGTCGGGAGAAGCCCTCTGCCCCGCCTGCCGGGCGGCGCGGCAGGAGGCGTTGCGCCTGCGGATCCGCACCCTGCTCGAGCGGGACCCGTGGCTGGCCTGCGGGCAGGTGGCGGCAGCCCTCGGGGAACCGGTGGAGGCGGTCGCCCGCCTGTACCGGGAGGAACGGACGGCGCTCCAGGAGCACTGGCGAGCCCGGCTGCGCGTGGCCGCGACGCGGCTGCGGAAGGGGGAGCCGCCCGCGGCGGAGACCCGCTCCCTGCTCTTGCGATATGCGCTGTTGCGGACCGGTGCCGACCCGGGGCGACTGGACGGCGCCGCGGCCCGCGAGGCGCTGGGGCCGCGGCTGGCACCGCTGTGGGACGCGTGCTTCGGTCCCCCGTCGGCGGGCAGCGGCCCGTCCCCCCGCCGCCCGGCGGCCTCGCCGCGGCCCGCCCGTCGCGGGGCACGCCCGCCGGCGGGATCCGACGCCGGCGACCGGCGGCGGTGA
- a CDS encoding DNA replication/repair protein RecF yields MVVRRVVLRQFRSYEQATLELEPGLTLLVGPNGVGKTNLLEAIHFAATGRSPRTPRDAELIREGAAACYVRLEWDDPVAGRRSVEVAFHRERGKALRLDGRPRRRLADLHGALPVVYFAPETLALIKGAPAARRDFLDRLLVQVVPGYGALLNDYHRVLAQRNQLLRDIRAGRAAASLLGIWDEPLLRHGTAIRRRRRDLVDELAPMVAAAAARIGAGGAHGPGKVEMVYVVGDAVPAGGGPGAGDGDARPTGPAATGPAGAAAGGGPPAPAPEEPGDAGMGPPAAGEGEVAPHGPLPDPREELLRGTTLWGPQRDDVVLRLDGRDARAFASQGQQRALALALVLAEVELIRRRLGRWPVVLLDDVLSELDGRRRRQLLARLAGLPQVIVTATEETDWPEGPRPRVIALPLGGSDAGGSCAAGREEP; encoded by the coding sequence GTGGTCGTCCGGCGGGTGGTGCTGCGCCAGTTTCGCAGCTACGAGCAGGCCACCCTGGAGCTGGAACCCGGCCTCACCCTGCTGGTCGGGCCCAACGGGGTCGGCAAGACGAACCTGCTGGAGGCGATCCACTTCGCCGCCACCGGCCGGTCGCCGCGCACGCCGCGGGACGCCGAGCTCATCCGCGAGGGGGCCGCGGCCTGCTACGTCCGCCTGGAGTGGGACGACCCCGTCGCCGGACGGCGCAGCGTCGAGGTGGCCTTCCACCGGGAGCGGGGGAAGGCGCTCCGCCTGGATGGCCGGCCGCGCCGTCGGCTGGCGGACCTCCACGGGGCGCTACCCGTGGTCTACTTCGCCCCCGAGACCCTGGCCCTGATCAAGGGCGCGCCCGCCGCACGCCGCGACTTCCTCGACCGGCTGCTGGTGCAGGTCGTCCCCGGCTACGGCGCGCTGCTCAACGACTACCATCGGGTGCTGGCTCAGCGCAACCAGCTGCTGCGCGACATCCGGGCGGGTCGCGCCGCGGCGTCGCTCCTGGGGATCTGGGACGAGCCCCTGCTGCGACACGGGACCGCCATCCGCCGGCGGCGCCGCGACCTGGTGGACGAACTGGCCCCGATGGTCGCCGCCGCGGCGGCGCGGATCGGCGCCGGCGGCGCCCACGGCCCGGGCAAGGTGGAGATGGTCTACGTGGTGGGCGACGCCGTCCCCGCTGGGGGAGGGCCTGGCGCCGGGGACGGCGATGCCCGACCGACAGGGCCCGCCGCGACCGGCCCCGCTGGCGCTGCGGCGGGAGGCGGTCCGCCCGCCCCGGCCCCGGAGGAGCCCGGTGATGCCGGGATGGGGCCGCCGGCGGCGGGCGAGGGGGAGGTTGCGCCGCACGGACCGCTCCCCGACCCGCGGGAGGAGCTGCTGCGCGGCACCACCCTCTGGGGGCCCCAACGCGATGACGTCGTCCTCCGGTTGGACGGACGGGATGCGCGGGCCTTCGCCTCCCAGGGTCAGCAACGCGCCCTGGCCCTGGCGCTGGTCCTGGCCGAGGTGGAGCTCATCCGACGCCGGCTGGGCCGCTGGCCCGTCGTGCTGCTGGACGACGTGCTCTCCGAGTTGGACGGGCGGCGGCGCCGACAGCTGCTGGCCCGGCTGGCCGGCCTCCCCCAGGTGATCGTGACGGCCACGGAGGAGACCGACTGGCCCGAGGGACCGAGGCCGCGGGTGATCGCCTTGCCCCTGGGCGGGAGCGACGCCGGGGGGTCCTGCGCCGCCGGGCGGGAGGAGCCATGA
- the gyrB gene encoding DNA topoisomerase (ATP-hydrolyzing) subunit B, which yields MARTGYDESQIQVLEGLEAVRRRPGMYIGSTGSRGLHHLIWEVVDNAVDEALAGRCTEIVVTLHADGSCSVRDNGGGIPVGIHPKVGRPTVEVVLTMLHAGGKFDGQAYKVSGGLHGVGVSVVNALSEWLVVEVRRDGRIHRQRYRRGKPETELEVVGTTDPADTGTYVRFKPDPEIFDDTEFKYEVVVGRLRELALLNSGLYIELANERTGERNLFQFMGGLRSFVALLNRTKEPLHPEPISHKAERDGVEVEMALQWTTSYVETLYSFANTIHTHEGGTHEAGFKMALTRVVNDYARKANLLKNGDENLSGDDIREGLTAVLSVKLPEPQFEGQTKTKLGNSEVRGVVDSVTGEALATYFEENPQVARRVVEKAITAMRAREAARKARELTRRKSALEVTALPGKLTDCTVRDPAMAELFIVEGDSAGGSAKQGRDRRFQAVLPLRGKILNVEKARLDKILAHDEIRALITAIGTGIGEDFDIGKARYHKIILMTDADVDGAHIRTLLLTFFFRYMRPLIEAGYVYIAQPPLYLVRMGKEEHYFYDDDQLEAFFRQIGKRMPAQRFKGLGEMNAEQLWETTMNPETRTLLQVTLDDAMAADQIFSILMGSRVEPRREFIEQHARKVRFLDTIG from the coding sequence GTGGCGCGCACGGGCTACGACGAGAGTCAGATCCAGGTCCTCGAGGGCCTGGAGGCCGTCCGGCGGCGGCCGGGGATGTACATCGGCTCCACCGGGTCCCGCGGGTTGCACCACCTCATCTGGGAGGTGGTGGACAACGCCGTCGACGAGGCGCTGGCGGGCCGCTGCACGGAGATCGTCGTCACCCTGCACGCCGACGGCAGCTGCAGCGTGCGCGACAACGGCGGCGGCATCCCCGTGGGCATCCACCCCAAGGTGGGCAGGCCCACGGTGGAGGTCGTCCTGACCATGCTCCACGCGGGGGGCAAGTTCGACGGCCAGGCGTACAAGGTGTCCGGCGGTCTCCACGGCGTGGGCGTGTCGGTGGTCAACGCCCTCTCGGAGTGGCTGGTGGTGGAGGTGCGTCGCGACGGCCGCATCCACCGCCAGCGCTATCGGCGCGGCAAGCCGGAGACGGAGCTGGAGGTGGTGGGGACCACCGACCCCGCGGACACGGGGACCTACGTCCGGTTCAAGCCCGATCCCGAGATCTTCGATGACACGGAGTTCAAATACGAGGTCGTCGTCGGGCGACTGCGCGAGCTGGCCCTGCTGAACTCGGGCCTCTACATCGAGCTCGCGAACGAGCGCACCGGCGAGCGCAACCTGTTCCAGTTCATGGGCGGGCTGCGCTCCTTCGTGGCCCTGCTCAACCGCACCAAGGAGCCCCTGCACCCCGAGCCCATCAGCCACAAGGCGGAGCGGGACGGGGTGGAGGTGGAGATGGCCCTCCAGTGGACCACCTCCTATGTCGAGACCCTCTACTCCTTCGCCAACACGATCCACACCCACGAGGGCGGAACCCACGAGGCCGGCTTCAAGATGGCCCTCACGCGGGTGGTCAACGACTACGCCCGCAAGGCGAACCTGCTCAAGAACGGCGACGAGAACCTCTCGGGCGACGACATCCGCGAGGGGCTGACGGCCGTCCTCAGCGTCAAGTTGCCCGAACCCCAGTTCGAGGGCCAGACCAAGACCAAGCTGGGCAACTCTGAGGTCCGGGGCGTGGTCGATTCCGTCACCGGCGAAGCCCTGGCCACCTACTTTGAAGAAAACCCCCAGGTGGCGCGGCGGGTGGTGGAGAAGGCGATCACCGCCATGCGGGCCCGCGAGGCGGCGCGCAAGGCGCGGGAGCTCACCCGGCGCAAGTCCGCCCTCGAGGTCACCGCCCTGCCGGGCAAGCTGACCGACTGCACCGTCCGCGACCCGGCGATGGCGGAGCTGTTCATCGTGGAGGGCGACTCGGCCGGCGGCTCCGCCAAACAGGGCCGCGACCGGCGCTTCCAGGCCGTGTTGCCCCTGCGGGGCAAGATCCTCAACGTGGAGAAGGCACGGCTGGACAAGATCCTGGCCCACGACGAGATCCGCGCCCTCATCACCGCCATCGGCACCGGCATCGGCGAGGACTTCGACATCGGCAAGGCGCGCTACCACAAGATCATCCTGATGACCGACGCCGACGTGGACGGCGCCCACATCCGCACGCTGCTGCTGACCTTCTTCTTCCGCTACATGCGGCCGCTGATCGAGGCGGGCTACGTCTACATCGCGCAGCCGCCCCTCTACCTGGTGCGGATGGGCAAGGAAGAGCATTACTTCTACGACGACGACCAGCTGGAGGCCTTCTTCCGCCAGATCGGCAAGCGCATGCCGGCCCAGCGGTTCAAGGGCCTCGGCGAGATGAACGCCGAGCAGCTGTGGGAGACCACCATGAACCCGGAGACGCGGACGCTGCTGCAGGTGACGCTGGACGACGCCATGGCCGCGGACCAGATCTTCTCCATCCTGATGGGCAGCCGGGTGGAGCCGCGGCGGGAGTTCATCGAGCAGCACGCCCGGAAGGTGCGGTTCCTGGACACCATCGGCTGA
- the remB gene encoding extracellular matrix regulator RemB, with protein MFLHIGSDVILPYREIVVILDAQLLRQSAAVRDLVALAQVGRRVVDLAQGQPRSIVVADRGVYLSPISVLTLRRRGSLRLEEQVGGTEPAGAEGEGSAGRAAPALAPRRRPRKGRGTRGAGARRAGMPASDGPGPGRVRGSEAPRGRD; from the coding sequence GTGTTCCTGCACATTGGTTCCGACGTGATCCTGCCCTACCGGGAGATCGTGGTCATCCTCGACGCCCAGCTGCTGCGGCAGTCCGCCGCGGTCCGGGACCTGGTGGCCCTGGCCCAGGTGGGCCGGCGGGTCGTCGACCTCGCCCAGGGTCAACCGCGCTCCATCGTGGTGGCCGATCGGGGCGTCTACCTCTCGCCCATCTCGGTGCTGACCCTGCGGCGCCGGGGCAGCCTGCGGCTCGAGGAGCAGGTGGGCGGTACGGAGCCCGCGGGCGCGGAGGGCGAGGGGTCGGCCGGGCGCGCGGCGCCGGCCCTGGCGCCGCGGCGCCGCCCCCGCAAGGGGCGGGGGACGCGGGGCGCCGGTGCCCGGCGGGCCGGCATGCCGGCGTCGGACGGGCCCGGCCCGGGACGGGTGCGCGGGTCGGAAGCGCCGCGAGGGCGGGACTGA